The following coding sequences are from one Lycium ferocissimum isolate CSIRO_LF1 chromosome 3, AGI_CSIRO_Lferr_CH_V1, whole genome shotgun sequence window:
- the LOC132049772 gene encoding acyl-coenzyme A oxidase 4, peroxisomal-like isoform X1 translates to MKVPSTITQEEMIKEAKSSYFDLPALDVSTAFPQATPASVFPTCTSDYYQLDDLLTPEEKAIRVKVRECMEKEVAPIMTTYWEKAEFPFEVVPKLGALHISGGTVKGYGCPGLSITGSAVALAEIARVDASCSTFILVHSSLAMLTIGLCGSEMQKQKYLPSLAELSTVACWGLTEPDYGSDASALRTTATKVEGGWILEGQKRWIGNATFADVLVIFARNTATNQINGFIVKKDAPGLQATKIENKIGLRIVQNADILFKKVFVPDEDRLPGVNSFKDTNKVLAVSRVMVSWQPIGIAMGVYDMCHRYLKERKQFGAPLAAFQINQQKLVQMLGNIQAMVLVGWRLCKLYESGKMTPGQASLGKSWITLRARETVSLGRELLGGNGILADFLVAKAFCDLEPIYTYEGTYEINTLVTGREITGLPSFKPAASRPKSRL, encoded by the exons atgaaagttccatCTACTATAACTCAAG AGGAAATGATTAAAGAGGCGAAAAGTTCCTATTTTGATTTACCAGCATTGGATGTTTCCACTGCATTTCCTCAAGCAACACCAGCTTCCGTCTTTCCTACATGCA CTTCGGACTATTATCAGCTTGATGATCTCTTGACTCCTGAAGAGAAAGCCATCAGAGTCAAAGTGAGAGAGTGCATGGAAAAAGAAGTTGCTCCTATAATGACAACG TACTGGGAGAAAGCAGAGTTTCCGTTTGAAGTCGTTCCAAAACTTGGTGCTTTGCACATATCTGGTGGCACTGTAAAG GGGTACGGTTGTCCAGGTCTATCAATAACTGGAAGTGCTGTTGCCCTAGCAGAAATTGCCAGAGTTGATGCAAGCTGCTCTACATTCATTTTGGTGCATTCATCTTTGGCAATGCTCACTATTG GACTATGCGGGTCAGAAATGCAAAAGCAAAAATACTTACCATCTCTGGCTGAACTTAGCACTGTAGCTTGCTGG GGTCTAACTGAGCCAGATTATGGAAGTGATGCAAGTGCTTTGAGGACCACTGCCACAAAG GTTGAAGGAGGTTGGATCCTTGAAGGGCAAAAACGGTGGATAGGGAACGCTACTTTTGCGGATGTATTGGTTATTTTTGCTAGAAACACAGCCACAAACCAGATAAATGG CTTCATAGTAAAGAAGGATGCTCCAGGCTTGCAAGCTActaaaatagaaaacaaaattgGGCTGCGGATTGTTCAGAATGCAGATATTCTCTTTAAGAAAGTATTTGTTCCTGATGAGGATAGACTACCTGGTGTCAATTCTTTCAAGGATACAAACAAG GTGCTTGCTGTATCACGTGTCATGGTTTCGTGGCAACCTATAGGCATTGCAATGGGTGTATATGATATGTGCCACAG GTATTTAAAAGAGAGGAAGCAGTTCGGAGCTCCATTGGCTGCTTTCCAGATCAATCAACAGAAGCTGGTTCAGATGTTGGGCAACATTCAGGCAATGGTTCTTGTTGGTTGGCGCCTTTGCAAGCTGTACGAGAGTGGTAAAATGACTCCTGGTCAAGCTAGCTTGGGGAAA TCATGGATTACCTTGAGGGCTAGAGAGACCGTTTCTCTTGGACGGGAATTACTTGGTGGCAACGGAATCTTGGCTGACTTTTTAGTGGCAAAG GCATTCTGTGACTTGGAGCCCATCTATACATATGAGGGTACCTATGAAATCAACACCCTGGTAACAGGTAGAGAAATTACAGGTCTTCCCAGCTTCAAGCCAGCAGCATCGAGGCCAAAGAGCCGCTTGTAG
- the LOC132049772 gene encoding acyl-coenzyme A oxidase 4, peroxisomal-like isoform X2: MIKEAKSSYFDLPALDVSTAFPQATPASVFPTCTSDYYQLDDLLTPEEKAIRVKVRECMEKEVAPIMTTYWEKAEFPFEVVPKLGALHISGGTVKGYGCPGLSITGSAVALAEIARVDASCSTFILVHSSLAMLTIGLCGSEMQKQKYLPSLAELSTVACWGLTEPDYGSDASALRTTATKVEGGWILEGQKRWIGNATFADVLVIFARNTATNQINGFIVKKDAPGLQATKIENKIGLRIVQNADILFKKVFVPDEDRLPGVNSFKDTNKVLAVSRVMVSWQPIGIAMGVYDMCHRYLKERKQFGAPLAAFQINQQKLVQMLGNIQAMVLVGWRLCKLYESGKMTPGQASLGKSWITLRARETVSLGRELLGGNGILADFLVAKAFCDLEPIYTYEGTYEINTLVTGREITGLPSFKPAASRPKSRL, from the exons ATGATTAAAGAGGCGAAAAGTTCCTATTTTGATTTACCAGCATTGGATGTTTCCACTGCATTTCCTCAAGCAACACCAGCTTCCGTCTTTCCTACATGCA CTTCGGACTATTATCAGCTTGATGATCTCTTGACTCCTGAAGAGAAAGCCATCAGAGTCAAAGTGAGAGAGTGCATGGAAAAAGAAGTTGCTCCTATAATGACAACG TACTGGGAGAAAGCAGAGTTTCCGTTTGAAGTCGTTCCAAAACTTGGTGCTTTGCACATATCTGGTGGCACTGTAAAG GGGTACGGTTGTCCAGGTCTATCAATAACTGGAAGTGCTGTTGCCCTAGCAGAAATTGCCAGAGTTGATGCAAGCTGCTCTACATTCATTTTGGTGCATTCATCTTTGGCAATGCTCACTATTG GACTATGCGGGTCAGAAATGCAAAAGCAAAAATACTTACCATCTCTGGCTGAACTTAGCACTGTAGCTTGCTGG GGTCTAACTGAGCCAGATTATGGAAGTGATGCAAGTGCTTTGAGGACCACTGCCACAAAG GTTGAAGGAGGTTGGATCCTTGAAGGGCAAAAACGGTGGATAGGGAACGCTACTTTTGCGGATGTATTGGTTATTTTTGCTAGAAACACAGCCACAAACCAGATAAATGG CTTCATAGTAAAGAAGGATGCTCCAGGCTTGCAAGCTActaaaatagaaaacaaaattgGGCTGCGGATTGTTCAGAATGCAGATATTCTCTTTAAGAAAGTATTTGTTCCTGATGAGGATAGACTACCTGGTGTCAATTCTTTCAAGGATACAAACAAG GTGCTTGCTGTATCACGTGTCATGGTTTCGTGGCAACCTATAGGCATTGCAATGGGTGTATATGATATGTGCCACAG GTATTTAAAAGAGAGGAAGCAGTTCGGAGCTCCATTGGCTGCTTTCCAGATCAATCAACAGAAGCTGGTTCAGATGTTGGGCAACATTCAGGCAATGGTTCTTGTTGGTTGGCGCCTTTGCAAGCTGTACGAGAGTGGTAAAATGACTCCTGGTCAAGCTAGCTTGGGGAAA TCATGGATTACCTTGAGGGCTAGAGAGACCGTTTCTCTTGGACGGGAATTACTTGGTGGCAACGGAATCTTGGCTGACTTTTTAGTGGCAAAG GCATTCTGTGACTTGGAGCCCATCTATACATATGAGGGTACCTATGAAATCAACACCCTGGTAACAGGTAGAGAAATTACAGGTCTTCCCAGCTTCAAGCCAGCAGCATCGAGGCCAAAGAGCCGCTTGTAG
- the LOC132050959 gene encoding lysine--tRNA ligase, which produces MDSSVSTEQLSKNALKRENKAKEKEHLDLEKKAATVAKRQLEHHNMPENDNLDPTQYLANRLRSVELLRESGINPYPHTFHITISIPEFISRYAYLSAGEKLEAIEFDISLAGRVISKRASSSKLYFYELFGGGAKVQVLASARDSDMDDVAFPNYHSGVKRGDIIGVRGFPGKSKRGELSIFAKSFTVLAPCLHMLPRRLTSSIVDETQTQSSQGTAANVTWTLGDARNPESYVLRDQETRYRQRYLDLMMNPEVRTIFRTRARINSYLRSFLDNLGFLEVETPAMNLTAGGAAARPFVTHHNELDTKLFMRVSPELYLKKLVVGGFDRVYEIGKNFRNEGMDLTHCPEFTMCEFYMAYADYNDLMDLTEQLLSGMVKELTGSYKIRYHANGLDNEPIEIDFTPPFRKIDMLSELEKVANINIPRDLSSEATNKYLLDVCEEFDVKCPPPHTTTRLLDKLVGQFVEVSCINPTFIINHPEVMSPLAKSHRSEPGLTERFNLFVNRRELCDAYTELNDPAAQRERFVEQLKDRQLGDDEAMVLDESFITALEYGLPPTGGLGMGIDRLTMLLTDSQNVKEVILFPAMRPH; this is translated from the exons ATGGATTCATCTGTTTCAACAGAACAACTTAGCAAGAA TGCTCTTAAGAGAGAGAATAAGGCAAAGGAGAAGGAGCACCTGGACCTGGAAAAGAAG GCTGCAACAGTAGCTAAAAGACAATTGGAGCATCACAATATGCCTGAGAATGATAATTTGGATCCTACT CAATACTTGGCGAACAGATTGAGGAGCGTTGAATTGTTGAGAGAATCTGGAATAAATCCATATCCACATACATTTCACATAACAATTTCTATCCCTGAATTTATCAGCAGATATGCTTATTTAAGTGCTGGAGAGAAACTTGAGGCCATTGAATTTGATATCTCCTTAGCAG GGAGAGTAATAAGCAAGCGAGCATCATCATCAAAGCTCTATTTCTATGAACTGTTTGGTGGTGGGGCGAAAGTACAAGTACTGGCTAGTGCAAG GGATTCGGATATGGATGATGTTGCATTTCCTAACTATCACTCTGGAGTGAAGCGAGGTGACATCATTGGTGTCCGTGGATTTCCTG GGAAGAGTAAGAGAGGAGAGTTAAGTATCTTTGCAAAATCTTTTACAGTGCTAGCCCCTTGCCTACACATGCTACCGAGGCGTTTGACCTCCTCTATCGTAGATGAAACTCAGACACAG AGTTCCCAAGGAACAGCAGCTAATGTTACTTGGACACTGGGCGATGCAAGAAATCCTGAGTCGTATGTGTTAAGGGATCAG GAAACTCGGTATCGTCAAAGGTATTTAGATCTAATGATGAATCCAGAAGTTCGAACTATATTCAGGACTAGAGCCAGAATCAATTCTTACCTCAGGAGTTTCCTCGATAATCTTGGGTTTCTGGAG GTGGAGACTCCTGCTATGAATTTGACTGCTGGAGGAGCTGCAGCCAGACCATTTGTTACTCACCATAACGAGTTGGACACAAAACTATTCATGCGTGTTTCCCCCGAGCTTTATCTTAAGAAGTTGGTTGTTGGCGGATTTGATCGTGTTTATGAGATCGGGAAGAATTTCAGGAACGAGGGAATGGATTTGACTCACTGTCCTGAATTCACGATGTGTGAATTTTATATGGCTTATGCTGATTACAACGACTTGATGGATTTGACAGAGCAGCTACTATCAG GTATGGTGAAGGAACTAACTGGAAGTTATAAAATAAGGTACCATGCTAATGGCTTGGATAATGAACCGATAGAAATTGATTTCACTCCTCCATTCAG AAAGATTGATATGTTGTCGGAGTTGGAGAAAGTGGCTAACATCAATATACCCAGAGATCTTTCCAGTGAAGCTACTAATAAATACTTGCTAGATGTATGTGAAGAGTTTGATGTCAAATGTCCTCCACCTCATACCACAACACGATTGCTCGATAAG CTAGTTGGTCAATTTGTTGAAGTAAGCTGCATAAATCCTACTTTTATTATCAACCATCCTGAGGTCATGAGCCCACTGGCAAAATCGCATAGATCAGAGCCTGGTTTGACTGAGCGTTTCAACTTATTTGTTAACAGGCGAGAG CTATGTGATGCCTACACTGAACTAAATGATCCTGCAGCACAGAGAGAACGTTTCGTTGAACAATTAAAG GATCGACAATTAGGAGACGACGAGGCAATGGTTTTGGATGAGTCCTTCATTACCGCATTGGAGTATGGACTACCCCCTACTGGTGGCCTAGGCATGGGAATTGATAGACTTACAATGTTGCTTACAGATTCACAAAATGTCAAG GAAGTTATCCTCTTTCCAGCCATGAGACCACACTGA